From the Roseofilum capinflatum BLCC-M114 genome, one window contains:
- a CDS encoding GuaB3 family IMP dehydrogenase-related protein translates to MDIQIGRGKTARRAYGIDEIALVPGLRTLDPSLAETTLTLGGIEREIPIIASAMDGVVDVTTAVTLSKLGAMGVLNLEGINTRYDDPNPVLDKIASVGKDEFVSLMQQLYAQPIDPELITKRVKEIKDRGGIAAVSATPVGAIKYGQVAAEAGADLFFVQGTVVSTDHLSPESVTPLDLAKFCQEMPIPVILGNCVTYDVALNLMRAGAAGLLVGIGPGAACTSRGVLGVGVPQPTAIADCAAARDTYHQETGNYIPVIADGGIITGGDICKCLACGADGVMIGSPLARAKEAPGRGYHWGMATPSPVLPRGTRIRVGSTGTLEQILRGPAQLDDGTHNLLGALKTSMGTLGAQTISEMQQVEVVIAPSLLTEGKVYQKAQQLGMGK, encoded by the coding sequence GTGGATATTCAAATTGGACGGGGAAAAACAGCCCGCAGAGCTTACGGAATTGACGAGATCGCCCTAGTACCCGGTCTTCGGACACTCGATCCGAGTCTGGCCGAGACCACCCTCACCTTGGGGGGGATAGAGCGGGAAATTCCCATTATTGCCAGTGCCATGGATGGGGTTGTGGATGTGACAACAGCCGTTACCCTATCGAAATTAGGCGCAATGGGAGTGCTGAACTTAGAAGGAATTAATACTCGCTACGACGATCCCAACCCCGTCTTAGACAAAATTGCCTCGGTAGGGAAAGATGAATTTGTATCTTTGATGCAACAACTCTATGCCCAACCTATCGATCCAGAACTGATTACCAAACGGGTGAAGGAAATCAAGGATCGAGGGGGCATTGCGGCGGTGAGTGCCACTCCAGTCGGAGCCATTAAATACGGTCAGGTGGCAGCCGAAGCGGGGGCAGACCTGTTTTTTGTCCAAGGGACGGTTGTCTCCACCGATCACCTCTCCCCAGAGTCGGTTACTCCTTTAGATTTGGCAAAATTCTGTCAAGAGATGCCCATTCCGGTGATTTTAGGCAACTGTGTCACCTATGATGTGGCCCTAAACTTGATGCGAGCCGGAGCTGCTGGCCTATTGGTGGGTATAGGGCCAGGAGCTGCTTGTACGTCACGGGGGGTTTTAGGTGTGGGTGTGCCCCAACCGACGGCGATCGCCGACTGTGCAGCCGCACGGGACACCTATCATCAAGAAACCGGCAACTATATCCCCGTCATCGCTGATGGGGGCATCATCACCGGCGGCGATATTTGTAAATGTTTAGCCTGTGGTGCAGATGGAGTCATGATCGGCTCTCCCCTTGCCAGAGCCAAAGAAGCCCCCGGCCGAGGCTATCACTGGGGCATGGCCACCCCTAGCCCCGTATTGCCCAGAGGCACAAGAATTCGGGTCGGTAGCACCGGAACCCTAGAACAAATCCTGCGAGGCCCAGCTCAGTTAGACGACGGAACCCACAACCTTCTCGGTGCGCTGAAAACTAGCATGGGAACCCTAGGCGCTCAAACCATTAGCGAAATGCAGCAGGTAGAAGTGGTGATTGCCCCATCCTTGCTCACAGAAGGAAAAGTGTACCAAAAAGCCCAACAACTGGGGATGGGTAAATAG
- a CDS encoding SPFH domain-containing protein: protein MKQTIIEQPAQPIVAQAPLPLAQMGSVGMLLVSGSLGFVFFLILGIIAYTSVYKITPNNEAFVRTGGVFIKQKRVFLNGGCIVIPGFHEITRVPLREISIDVERTGNLAVRTQDYLRANMRVTFYVCVSANQQDVLTVAARLSKEGIISATDIKEALEKRADDAIRAAAKKKSLAEIDSDKLGFADEVLNLIQQDLKKIGLTLNNIAISEIEESDTYDENNFFDAQGVRLRTETIQKSIQQKREVELKTKVLIEQRELDAEKQSLRISKEKEEANLGQKLEVESMTAQREREIQESKDQELAKIERNKLLQTKAVEEEKIQQQLAVQQSQIDANIALEERNKQLKIAQALQKQESEVAEINRQKMVESSQLKAKIEIAAAERESKIAQQEAAIAIVEKEKQRLAADAERAQAEAAVVTAQEIEQAERAQRLTAIEAEKEAQKQRISEQNVVEIDVFRRRRQAEIARQAAELEAESIRTLAEANRDRALAEAEGEKALIEARNALSDAKLSAQLISEIWPTLAPHVPEIVKALTPQPGILGDTRIYSFPGANGNNGSNGMGDLNKLLMSTSGLSLVNALMEEGKLGTLLQQISQMVRNPNAPETASQNAQAKPSQAPEKPSTAIAPTKQQPVKPPSAPENPTAS from the coding sequence ATGAAACAAACCATTATTGAACAACCCGCCCAACCCATAGTCGCTCAAGCTCCACTGCCACTCGCCCAAATGGGATCGGTGGGGATGCTTTTAGTCAGTGGTTCCCTAGGATTTGTCTTCTTTCTAATCCTAGGAATTATTGCTTATACCAGCGTTTACAAAATCACTCCCAACAACGAAGCCTTTGTGCGGACTGGGGGTGTTTTTATCAAACAAAAACGAGTCTTTTTGAACGGGGGCTGTATTGTCATTCCCGGCTTTCATGAAATCACCCGCGTGCCTTTACGAGAAATTTCTATCGATGTCGAACGCACCGGTAATTTAGCCGTGCGGACTCAAGACTATTTACGGGCAAACATGCGCGTCACCTTTTATGTGTGCGTGAGTGCCAATCAACAGGATGTTTTGACGGTTGCCGCTCGGTTGTCAAAAGAAGGAATTATTTCTGCTACCGATATTAAAGAAGCTCTCGAAAAACGGGCAGATGATGCCATTCGTGCGGCGGCGAAAAAGAAAAGTTTAGCGGAAATTGACTCAGACAAATTAGGGTTTGCCGATGAAGTGTTGAACCTGATTCAGCAGGACTTAAAAAAAATCGGCTTGACGCTGAACAATATTGCCATTTCTGAGATTGAAGAAAGCGATACCTATGATGAAAATAATTTCTTCGATGCCCAGGGGGTGAGGCTAAGGACGGAAACGATTCAGAAATCGATTCAGCAAAAACGGGAAGTGGAGCTGAAAACCAAAGTTCTGATTGAGCAGAGGGAACTGGATGCGGAAAAACAATCCTTACGCATTTCCAAAGAGAAAGAAGAAGCCAATTTAGGTCAAAAATTGGAAGTCGAATCCATGACAGCTCAACGGGAGCGGGAAATTCAGGAGTCTAAAGACCAAGAATTGGCGAAAATTGAACGGAATAAACTCTTGCAAACCAAGGCGGTTGAAGAAGAGAAAATTCAGCAACAGTTGGCGGTACAACAAAGCCAAATTGATGCCAATATTGCCTTGGAAGAGCGCAATAAACAGTTGAAAATTGCCCAAGCGCTGCAAAAACAAGAATCGGAAGTGGCGGAAATTAACCGTCAGAAAATGGTGGAATCTTCCCAGCTTAAAGCCAAGATTGAGATTGCGGCAGCCGAACGGGAATCGAAGATTGCCCAACAGGAAGCGGCGATCGCCATTGTCGAAAAAGAAAAGCAACGGTTAGCGGCTGATGCCGAACGCGCCCAAGCTGAAGCTGCCGTTGTTACCGCCCAAGAAATCGAACAAGCAGAACGGGCACAACGGTTAACGGCGATCGAAGCCGAAAAAGAAGCCCAGAAACAGCGCATTTCCGAGCAAAATGTGGTCGAAATCGACGTTTTCCGTCGCCGTCGGCAAGCCGAAATTGCCCGCCAAGCCGCCGAACTCGAAGCCGAGTCCATCCGTACCCTAGCCGAAGCCAACCGGGATAGAGCCTTAGCCGAAGCTGAGGGAGAAAAAGCCCTCATTGAAGCCAGAAACGCCCTCTCCGATGCCAAACTCTCCGCCCAACTGATCTCGGAAATTTGGCCCACTCTCGCGCCCCATGTGCCCGAAATTGTCAAAGCGCTCACACCCCAACCGGGTATCTTGGGCGATACCCGCATTTATTCTTTCCCTGGAGCCAATGGCAACAATGGCAGTAACGGTATGGGCGACTTGAATAAACTGCTGATGTCCACCAGTGGCTTATCCTTAGTGAATGCCCTGATGGAAGAGGGAAAATTGGGGACACTGCTGCAACAAATCAGCCAAATGGTGCGTAACCCCAATGCCCCAGAAACAGCGAGCCAAAACGCCCAAGCCAAACCCAGCCAGGCTCCAGAAAAACCTTCAACGGCGATCGCCCCCACCAAACAGCAGCCGGTTAAACCTCCCTCAGCTCCAGAAAATCCCACCGCCAGTTAA
- a CDS encoding OB-fold-containig protein — translation MVFDPANLPYWIFLGLGVVLFLLVIFSGGGDSDGDVDVDGDVDVDGDWDTDLDMEVDADAEGSFTALQALGWLGLGKAPLLLLLAIDFSLWGLLGWVLNLLLGIPTGLLGNAVLIVSLILGLFGGSIISRPIGKLFAAFGEDTRGDRFIGCTGTVVSVSLPQQPTTQIGQVDAIDPAHNLVSINVQLPQWATQIPQRGDRVIIIEYCESFYLAVAQDSVDQKRWLG, via the coding sequence ATGGTCTTTGATCCAGCGAACCTCCCCTATTGGATCTTTCTCGGTTTAGGAGTCGTGCTGTTTCTGCTGGTGATTTTTTCTGGAGGTGGAGACAGTGATGGCGATGTCGATGTCGATGGCGATGTAGACGTAGATGGCGATTGGGATACTGACCTAGACATGGAAGTAGACGCAGACGCTGAGGGTAGTTTTACCGCTCTACAAGCCTTGGGTTGGTTAGGCTTAGGAAAAGCGCCCCTATTGCTCTTATTAGCCATTGATTTTAGTTTGTGGGGGCTTCTGGGATGGGTTCTTAACCTGCTCTTAGGAATTCCCACCGGGCTGTTAGGCAATGCCGTGCTAATCGTCTCCTTAATCTTAGGCCTATTTGGCGGTAGTATCATCTCTCGGCCCATTGGTAAACTGTTTGCAGCCTTTGGGGAAGATACCCGTGGCGATCGCTTCATCGGATGTACCGGAACCGTCGTTTCTGTCAGTCTCCCCCAACAGCCAACCACCCAAATCGGGCAAGTCGATGCGATCGATCCCGCCCATAACTTAGTCAGTATTAACGTCCAACTGCCCCAATGGGCGACCCAAATTCCTCAACGGGGCGATCGAGTGATTATTATCGAATATTGTGAAAGCTTTTATCTCGCTGTCGCTCAAGATAGTGTAGACCAAAAGCGCTGGTTAGGATAA